A window of the Helianthus annuus cultivar XRQ/B chromosome 4, HanXRQr2.0-SUNRISE, whole genome shotgun sequence genome harbors these coding sequences:
- the LOC110933386 gene encoding uncharacterized protein LOC110933386: MNCPCMIDRKCSKKFPKKFVNETCLDKKGFPVYGKRDSGVSVVKSRVNVDNRYVVPYSKKLLKRYQAHINVEWCNQVGSIKYLFKYINKGPDRTTLRIVESGNHDEHEPVVDEVEKYYDCRYISACVSAWRMFSYDIHYRYPTVIRLPFHLPGQQNVVYGADDDIDEVLNKPSVASTMFLSWMKCNERLPMAHKFTYVEFPSKFVFKLNTRSWDVRKRHPSIGRIHLVFPSAGEAYYLRILLNKVKGPKCFEDIRTVNGTLYPTFRDACYALGLLDDDNEYVEAIKEANVYGSATYLHLHYSDEEIKNLALLEIEKFLLRNNSSLRNYSNMPYLDDESISSFNNRLINEELYYDQNTMEDELNSMLLLLTDEQRNVFDQIFEYVRTNKGGVFFLYGYGGTASLLLSGGRTAHSQFSIPLNLNEDSLCRMKPGSELAYLLKKTQLIIWDEAPMIHKHAFEALDRTLKDILMPDCSNSEALPFGGKVIVFGGDFRQILPVVPNGSRQDIVNASLSSSYIWNKCKLLTLTKNMRLTVGINHGDIDKTKEFAKWLLDIGEGKLGGRNDGEAVIDIPQELLITDSTNPIGSLINFVYP; this comes from the exons ATGAATTGTCCTTGCATGATCGATCGTAAGTGTTCCAAGAAGTTTCCTAAAAAATTTGTTAACGAAACATGTTTGGATAAAAAAGGATTTCCAGTTTATGGTAAAAGGGATTCTGGCGTATCTGTTGTTAAATCACGCGTGAACGTAGACAATAGATATGTTGTTCCATATAGTAAAAAGCTGTTAAAAAGATACCAGGCGCATATTAATGTTGAATGGTGCAATCAAGTTGGTTCTATCAAATATTTGTTCAAGTACATTAACAAAGGCCCAGATAGAACTACTCTTAGAATTGTTGAAAGTGGAAATCATGATGAGCACGAACCTGTAGTCGATGAGGTAGAAAAGTATTACGATTGCCGGTATATTTCTGCATGCGTATCTGCTTGGAGGATGTTTTCCTATGATATTCATTATCGATATCCTACAGTTATTCGATTGCCGTTTCATTTACCTGGTCAGCAAAACGTAGTATATGGTGCAGACGATGACATTGACGAGGTTCTTAACAAACCATCTGTTGCTTCTACTATGTTCTTATCTTGGATGAAGTGTAACGAAAGATTACCAATGGCACATAAGTTTACTTACGTTGAGTTTCCTTCaaagtttgtttttaaattaaataCTCGCAGTTGGGATGTAAGGAAACGACATCCTTCAATCGGTAGGATTCATTTGGTGTTTCCTTCAGCTGGTGAAGCATACTACCTAAGAATATTATTGAACAAAGTAAAGGGACCAAAATGTTTTGAAGATATTCGTACTGTAAATGGTACTTTGTATCCAACTTTCAGGGACGCATGTTATGCGCTAGGGCTTTTGGATGATGACAACGAGTACGTTGAAGCTATTAAAGAAGCTAATGTGTATGGAAGCGCTACTTATCTAC ATTTACATTACTCTGATGAGGAAATAAAGAATTTGGCATTGCTAGAGATTGAGAAATTCTTACTTCGTAATAACTCATCGCTGAGGAACTATTCAAATATGCCTTACCTTGATGATGAGTCTATTTCTTCCTTTAACAATCGATTGATCAACGAGGAGTTATATTATGATCAAAATACTATGGAAGATGAGTTGAATAGTATGTTATTACTTTTAACAGATGAGCAACGTAAtgtttttgatcagatttttgaaTATGTTAGAACGAACAAAGGCGGTGTATTTTTTCTTTACGGATATGGTGGCACCG CTTCTTTGCTACTTTCTGGAGGTCGAACAGCCCATTCTCAGTTTTCCATTCCTCTGAATCTAAATGAGGATTCTCTTTGCCGCATGAAGCCTGGATCTGAACTTGCGTATCTTTTAAAAAAAACACAACTTATTATATGGGATGAGGCTCCAATGATTCATAAACATGCCTTTGAAGCATTGGATAGAACCTTAAAAGATATATTGATGCCTGATTGTTCAAATAGCGAAGCTTTACCATTTGGAGGAAAGGTAATTGTATTTGGTGGTGACTTTAGACAGATTCTTCCTGTTGTTCCAAATGGCTCTAGACAAGATATCGTGAATGCTTCATTGAGTTCGTCATATATATGGAATAAATGCAAGTTACTAACGCTAACAAAAAACATGAGGCTAACTGTTGGCATAAATCATGGTGATATTGACAAGACGAAAGAGTTTGCTAAATGGCTTTTGGATATTGGCGAGGGAAAACTTGGTGGTCGCAACGACGGGGAAGCTGTTATTGATATACCTCAAGAACTGTTGATTACTGATTCCACTAACCCTATCGGTAGTCTGATCAACTTTGTGTATCCTTAG